The sequence GCGAGTGCTCTGGCTGATTGAGCTAACGGACCATTTGAAAATGGATGCAGGGGTTGGAGTCGCACCAACCAAGTCGGGCATATGAAACCTGACAGAGCACTGGCTCTCCCTGCCTTTTGAAAATGAGTCATGGAGCACATGCGCTGACACGACCTACTGCGCCTAACCTGTGGCACGGTGATCCTCTGTCGTGCCGGGCATGGCGGCATGTGCTCCATGAAGAATGGCACGGCGGGTGGGTAATGCTCCCACATAGACAGGGTTTGGAGTCCTGCGCATTGCTTGTCTGCCACCGCCGTGTTTGGAAAATTTTGCGTTCTACCATCCAAGGGCACAGAGACGGCCACGCCACCACACACTCTCCCCAGAGTCAGGCCACTACTTGCCGCCCTCTGTGCCCTTGGATGGCAGATCGGCCCCATGGTGAGGGGCGATCTGCCAATAAAGAACGAACACCGCTACCACGCGCGGGATGGAGTGGAGCTCACTCGATCGCTGGCGTCGTACCCACAGGTGTTTCACGGTGGATGTTTCGGTGTTTATGGCACACCTCCCAGGAAAGCCGTTTGGTTCTGTAAAATCGGGACAATAATCCCCCTCGTTCCTCGCCTAAGCATAGGAACTTTGTGTATTCGATGGCTGTCATGGTTGACATTCGGGTGGAGGGTGCAAACCTGCGTTCAGGTTCTTGCTTGGTGTCTCGATGACGGCTCCTCCCGGAGTCAGCCTGGCGGCCTGGCCCCGGTGTCGATTGCAGTCGATGCCGGGGTTTTTTCGTGCTGTGAGGGGTGGCGGCGTCTTGGCCGCTGTTGGGTTCAAAGGGTGAGTTGCAATGGGGTTGGGGTTATTCTGCGATCTTCGAGTGGTAAAAAAGAGGAAGCCCTGCTGCCTTGGAGTGGCGAGCAGGGCTTCCTTTGGGAAAACTGGCCTTTTGAGGGCTAGGTGGGCATTAAATAGCCCTGCTCGTGATGTGGGTGGTTTATGGAAAGACTCCAATCGTTCGTCGGGTAGGCTGGCATCAGTCCTTTACCAAAGTCACACAAGTGACGACCGAGTCCGGCGACGATAATCTCTCCCTGACGCTCTTGGCGCTTGGTTGAGTTATGATGTGTCCGGTTGGTGTTCATGGCTTGTGGTGAATAGAAACGCAGTCTGTCATAGACTTATTAGGTCGTCAACAACGAAAACTAAAAAATTCTTATGGTGTCTGATTTTGATTCGTTCTTTTTGCCTAGAATGAATCACATTCAAGGGAATGCCTTTTCCAGGGCTTCCACATTGGATTTCATCACGCTAATGAAATCTCCTTTTTCAGGTACGTTGCCACAGGGGTCTATGACGACACTCTTCACGCCGATGGCTTCGAGCTTGGCGACACTCTCTTTGGCGGGCTCACCCTCCCAGAGCATCCATTTAGCGGGATGCTTGGCCAGGATGGTCTGCAAATCAGTCATCGCTTTCTCATCGGGCACCGTTTCGGGCTCCCATAGGACTGCTTGGAGGTTTAGAGCATAGCGGCGTGCAAAGTAGTGATACACGGGGTGGGAGGCTACGAGTGGCGCATTCGCGATGCGTTTGCCTACAGCCGTGAAGCGAGCATCGAGTGCTTCGAGTTCAGTCTTCAGCACGGTGAAGTTTTTCTCTGCATCAGGGTTATACTTCATGAGCGCGGATTTCACGGCATCTGCTTGTTGGATCGCTTGATGGAGATCGATCCACGTTGTGAATGCGGTGCCGCTATGACTGTGCTCGCCCCCTGGGCCGCGACTGTGTGTGCTGTCTGCTTTGATCTCGATGTATTGGGCCTGAAAGCCTGCGGATGTGTCCACGAGCGAGGATTGGGGCAGGGTGACTTTTCTGCCCACTTTGAGTAAGTGGCCCCATTCATCAGGATGACGCTAGCGTTCTGAAACTGAGCGATCTGTGCATCAGATGGTTGCCAGAATGCGGGATCTTCATCAGCAGGGGCAGGGAAGACGACATCGACGGATGCTCCACCGATGCGCTGGGCGAAGAATTGCAGCGGATAGTTGGCGACTAGGACTTGAGGCTTCGATGCGGACTTCGTTGTGTCCGTTTTGAGTGAATCACGATGGCAGGAGGCCAGGAGGAGGGCGCAGAGGAAAAGGGAGCGTTTCATGGTGTCACGCAAAGAAGCGAGAGGTAGTGCCTTTCAAAGGAGAAATGCACTGCCAATGAGTAGAAACGCGAATGTCGGACTAGCTGCTTACTTTTTGCCCTTTTGCGCTGCTGCGGTGAACCAGTCCACTCCGCCGCCACCACCACCTCCTCCGCCAAATGGATTGCCCATGCCGCCTCCAGCGGGACGAGAGGTGAATCCTGGGCGGCTTTGCCCGCCACCCTGACCACCGCCTTGACCGATGGGTTTGCCTTGGCCGACTTTTTTCTCGAAGTCGGGTTTCGCCTTCATGCTCAGAGCGATGCGTTTGCGTGGGATGTCCACCTCGGTGACGGTGACCATGACTTTTTGCGCCACTTTGACTACCTCGGCGGCGTCACGAATGAAGTGATCTGCGAGTTGGCTCACATGCACGAGGCCGTCCTGATGCACGCCGATGTCCACGAAGGCTCCAAATGCTGTGACATTCGTCACGATGCCTGGCAGCTTCATGCCGACGGTGAGGTGCTTCATCTCACTCACCCCTTCAGCGAAGTTGAAGACTTCGAACTGCTTGCGCGGATCACGGCCGGGCTTGGCGAGTTCGTTGACGATGTCTTGGAGCGTGGGTAGCCCCACATCAGCGCTAACGTATTTTTTGAGGTCGATCTTGGCCCGTAGCTCGGGTTTCTGGATCAAATCGGCGACACCGCATCCGAGATCAGCAGCCATTTTTTCTACAAGGGCATAGCGTTCTGGATGAACGGCGCTCGTATCGAGCGGATTGGGTGCGCCACGGATGCGGAGGAAGCCCGCCGCCTGCTCAAAGGCCTTTTCGCCGAGCCTTGGCACTTTGAGTATGTCTTTGCGGGATTTGAAGGCTCCGTTTTCGTTGCGGAAGGCGACGATGTTTGCCGCGTGGGCGCTGTTGAGGCCGGAAACATAGCTGAGGAGCTGCTTGGACGCAGTATTGAGCTCCACGCCGACTTTGTTCACGGTACTGATGACGACGTTGTCGAGACTGCCTTGGAGCATGGTTTGATCGACATCATGCTGATACTGGCCGACGCCGATGGATTTCGGGTCGATTTTGACCAGCTCTGCTAGTGGGTCCATGAGCCTACGTCCGATGGAGACGGCACCGCGCACCGTGACATCGTGATTGGGGAATTCCTCGCGGGCCACTTCGCTAGCGCTATAGATGGAGGCACCGCTCTCATTGACCATAATGATGGGGATGCTCTTTGGCACTCCGATTTTGTTCACAAACATCTCTGTCTCACGGCTAGCGGTGCCATTTCCGATGGCGATGGCTTCGATCTTGAAACGCTCGATCAGATTGAGGATGAGCGTCTTGGCTTGAATGAGGCTATTTCCATCACCGAGGAGGTAAATGACGTCATTGTAGAGAAGCTGGCCCTGAGCGTCGAGGACGACAGTTTTGCAGCCTGTGCGGAAACCTGGGTCGATGCCCAAAAGGCGTTTTTGACCGAGCGGAGCCGCCATGAGCAGCTCGCGTAAGTTATCGGCGAAAACCTTCACCGCTTCCGCGTCAGCTTTTTTCTTGGATTCGAGCCGTGCCTCCGTTTCCATGCTAGAGCTGAGTAGGCGCTTGAAGCTGTCTTGTGCGGCTAGTTTGACCTGTGCAGAGCAGGTATTGTTGCCCTTGACTGTGAGGCGCTCCACGAGTGCGGTGGCCTCGACTTCCGGTGGTTGGATACGCATGAGCAGGAAGCCCTCTTTTTCGCCACGGCGGATGGCGAGCATGCGGTGAGATGGGATGGACTTGAGCGGCTCTGTCCAATCGAAGTAGTCGCGGAATTTTTGTGCCTCTGGGTCTTCCTCTTTGCCGAACATGACCTTGGAAGTGACGGTGCCATTGTCGGCGAAGAGCTTGCGCAGGGCAGCACGTACCTCAGCGGTGTCGCTGATGCGCTCGGCGAGGATGTCGCGTGCTCCTGCGAGTGCCTCGGCAGCGTCTTTGACCTTCAGTTCATCTGTTTCGGCATCTAGCTTGATATATTTGGCTGCTTCGGTCTCCAGATCCACGCCTGTGGTGAGGACATTCGCGTCGATAAAGTCTGCCAGTGGTTCTAGGCCCTTCTCCTTGGCGATGGTGGCCCGTGTGCGGCGTTTCGGACGGAAGGGGGCAAAGATGTCCTCGAGAGCATTCATCGTCTCCGCTCGTTCGATTTTGGCGCGGAGCACATCGGTCATGAGCTTGCGCTCTTCCAGGGATTTGACGATGGCACCGCGTCGATCATCGAGTGCTACGAGCTGGTCCATGCGTTCTTTGATGGCCATGATTTGCACTTCATCGAGTTCGCCAGTCGCCTCTTTGCGGTAACGGGCGATGAAGGGCACCGTGGCACCATCCGCAAAGAGTTTGGCCGTGGCTCCGACCTGGATGGGCTTGAGCTTGAGTTCTCCGGCGACGCGTTCGACGTGGGCGATGTTGATGTTCAGTTCGTTGGCGGCAGACATGAATGAGACTTAGGTGTTGGGTTCCTGGTTTGGCTGCGCCGTGTTAGCGTGCGTGCCGGATGCAGCAAGCGATTGTGCAGAAGGAAAAAATTTCGTTTTTACCTGCTTATGAGCGATTTTTTCGCTGGAGTGCAGATTCTCGTATCTGAGTTTCGATCCGGGCCAAAATTTCGGCGCGGCATTCTTCAAAACTCGGCAATCGAGAAGGTCGTTTTTCGATGAGCAGGAAGATATGCCAGCCTAGCTCAGTGAGCTGAGGGGCGCTAATTTGACCTGGGCGCAAATTTCGAACAGCACCGACTAGATCGGGCGGCATCCGCTCGTGGGTGAACCAGCCCAAATCGCCAGCTAGTTGTTTGCTGCGGTCGTCTTCGGAGAATTTGGCAGCAGCACCGCTGAAGCTAATGCTGCCAGCGGTGATCTGGCGATGAATCGCGCGAATTTCGGCCTCTCGGTCAGGTTTTGTTTTCACATGCCGCGTGAGGAAGATGTGTGCCGCGTGGTAGCTCTCCGGGATACGTAGGGATTCATGATGCGACTCATACCATTGCCGTGCCTGCTCCTCGCTGGCGTGTGGCAATGTGTGTTCGATGTGTTGCTGTTCCGTGAGTGTTTTCTCGATGCGACTACGGAGCGTGCTCTCCGTCAAATGTTGAGAGCTCAGTCGCTGTTGATAATCCGTCGTGGATTGAAACTGTCGCTTTAGACCATCCAGCTCTCGCTGCACAGAAGGGGCATCTGCTCTCTGGATCGAGGATGGAGAATCATCTTCGACCGGGATTGCCTTTGGCACCGGATCAGGATTCTGATAAGCAAGCCAGACAAGATAAGCAGCGCCAGCAATGCCCAGTAAGATGATGAAGATGCTATCGAGGCAGCCTTTCATGGGATGATGCACTGGATCGCATGCGCTGTATTACCTGGTGGCATTGATCCACGATGGCAGTTTTCTCACTTCGCGTGCAGCACCCCGCGCATGATGATTCCATGGCCGGGGAAGCTACAAACGAAAGGATAGTCGCCGGGAGCAGCCAAGGTGAACTCGAGGGTTTCCTCTTTGTTCATGTCGAGGAGCTTGGTGTGATGAAGCACGTCGTCACCGGAGGGAATGAAGCCTTTTTCGAAGCCGGCGGCGCCCATGACGATGGCGGCGTTCATGACGGCGTCGGCTTTGCCGGGCTTGGTGACGAGGAGATTGTGGGGCATCACGTCGGTGTTGGCGAAGGTGAGCTTGATTTTCTTGCCGGCCTTCACGTTGAGCTCCTTCACGTCATACATAAGGCGCTCGCGGATGGTGGCGATGCGGATGGTGGTCAATTCGGGCGTGTCGCTGAGGATGCCGGATTTTTGGGCCTTCTCCTCGGCTTCTCCGGCGATGACGCCGCCTTTGGTGCTGGCTTCGACGTTGAACCAAAGTTGCTGCACGACATTCGCGGCGTTGCGGGCGTGGAGTTCGGGGCTGGTTTGCAGTTTGGCGAGCAGCGCGGTATCGCGGACGTTGTGCTGCTGGTGGAGCCAGAGGGCTTCGAGAAGGTGGTGGGCGTCTTCTTTCTTCGTGGCGTCGAACTGCTTCATCCATTCTTTCGTGGCGTCGATGACTTCGGCGGTGGGGCGCTCGCTGAGTTCGACGCGGGTGCGATGGCGCACGCTGTCGGTCGGGTGCTTGAGGTTTTCGAGCAGCGCGGGGATGGGCTGGCCGTCGATGGCGACGGGCTTTTGCAACTCGCGGTCTTTGGCGGTCATGCGGTAAATGCGGCCGTGTTTGTGGTCGCGATTTGGATCGCGCACGTTGTGCTGCATGTGGCCGATGATGACGTTGTGCCAGTCGGCGATGTAAAGGGCACCATCCTCGCCGAAGATGGCATCGCTGGGGCGGAAGTTCTTGTCGCCGCTCATGAGCAGGCCGCGGGATTTGTCCTCGGTGACGCTGCCGTCGGCTTGCGTGACTTTGACGGTGAGTTCCGCGCCCGCAGGCTCGCCCCAAACGGTGGCTTTGTCGCCATCGCGAGCGAGATCGTAGTGCTTGATGCCGAGGAAGCCGATGACGTTGCAGATGAGGAAGTCGCCCTGCATGTCTTCGGGGAAGTGGGTGCTGCTGACGACTTCGCTCGCGGTGACGGGGCGCACTTCCTTCTTGAGCAGCTCATACATTTTGAAGCCGTTGCCCTCGGGGCGGACCTGATACGCACGACCGCCGGTGCCGTCGGTGGCGTAGTGATAGCCCCAGGTGTCAAAGGCGATGCCGTGCGGATTCGGTGAGTTGTCGGCGTGCTTCGCGATGGTGAAGCGACGCGGATCGAAGCGATACATGGCGCTGCTGCCGGTTTGGAGCGATGGACCCCAAGGATGCTCGTGATTGTGCACCATGAAGACACCGCTCTGCCAGTAGATGCCGCCATCGGGGCCCATGACGAGGTTGTTTGCGCCGTGATGCGTGTCGGCGAAATCGACGCCTTGCAGCATGATGGTGCGCACGTCGGCCACGTCGTCGCCATCGGTGTCTTTGAGGAAGATGATGTCCGGGGCGCAGGTGACGATGACGCCGCCATTCCAGAACTCAAAGCCGAGCGGATTCTGCACGCGGGCGAACTCCGTGAGGCGATCTGCTTTGCCGTCTT is a genomic window of Verrucomicrobiaceae bacterium containing:
- a CDS encoding zinc ABC transporter substrate-binding protein — its product is MKSALMKYNPDAEKNFTVLKTELEALDARFTAVGKRIANAPLVASHPVYHYFARRYALNLQAVLWEPETVPDEKAMTDLQTILAKHPAKWMLWEGEPAKESVAKLEAIGVKSVVIDPCGNVPEKGDFISVMKSNVEALEKAFP
- a CDS encoding RNA-binding transcriptional accessory protein, whose amino-acid sequence is MNIAHVERVAGELKLKPIQVGATAKLFADGATVPFIARYRKEATGELDEVQIMAIKERMDQLVALDDRRGAIVKSLEERKLMTDVLRAKIERAETMNALEDIFAPFRPKRRTRATIAKEKGLEPLADFIDANVLTTGVDLETEAAKYIKLDAETDELKVKDAAEALAGARDILAERISDTAEVRAALRKLFADNGTVTSKVMFGKEEDPEAQKFRDYFDWTEPLKSIPSHRMLAIRRGEKEGFLLMRIQPPEVEATALVERLTVKGNNTCSAQVKLAAQDSFKRLLSSSMETEARLESKKKADAEAVKVFADNLRELLMAAPLGQKRLLGIDPGFRTGCKTVVLDAQGQLLYNDVIYLLGDGNSLIQAKTLILNLIERFKIEAIAIGNGTASRETEMFVNKIGVPKSIPIIMVNESGASIYSASEVAREEFPNHDVTVRGAVSIGRRLMDPLAELVKIDPKSIGVGQYQHDVDQTMLQGSLDNVVISTVNKVGVELNTASKQLLSYVSGLNSAHAANIVAFRNENGAFKSRKDILKVPRLGEKAFEQAAGFLRIRGAPNPLDTSAVHPERYALVEKMAADLGCGVADLIQKPELRAKIDLKKYVSADVGLPTLQDIVNELAKPGRDPRKQFEVFNFAEGVSEMKHLTVGMKLPGIVTNVTAFGAFVDIGVHQDGLVHVSQLADHFIRDAAEVVKVAQKVMVTVTEVDIPRKRIALSMKAKPDFEKKVGQGKPIGQGGGQGGGQSRPGFTSRPAGGGMGNPFGGGGGGGGGVDWFTAAAQKGKK
- a CDS encoding peptidylprolyl isomerase, with amino-acid sequence MKGCLDSIFIILLGIAGAAYLVWLAYQNPDPVPKAIPVEDDSPSSIQRADAPSVQRELDGLKRQFQSTTDYQQRLSSQHLTESTLRSRIEKTLTEQQHIEHTLPHASEEQARQWYESHHESLRIPESYHAAHIFLTRHVKTKPDREAEIRAIHRQITAGSISFSGAAAKFSEDDRSKQLAGDLGWFTHERMPPDLVGAVRNLRPGQISAPQLTELGWHIFLLIEKRPSRLPSFEECRAEILARIETQIRESALQRKNRS
- a CDS encoding zinc ABC transporter substrate-binding protein, with product MKRSLFLCALLLASCHRDSLKTDTTKSASKPQVLVANYPLQFFAQRIGGASVDVVFPAPADEDPAFWQPSDAQIAQFQNASVILMNGATYSKWAEKSPCPNPRSWTHPQAFRPNTSRSKQTAHTVAAQGASTVIAAPHSQRGSISIKRSNKQMP